In one window of Clupea harengus chromosome 4, Ch_v2.0.2, whole genome shotgun sequence DNA:
- the LOC116220165 gene encoding transmembrane protein 145-like, with the protein MGLQLLAYVWFCYAVLVSLKRYPEKQPFYIPFFSAYTLWFFAVPVMALIANFGIPRWAREKIVNGIQLGIHLYAHIVFLAITRPSAANKNFPYHVRTSQIGILLPSPKGAGGETFPHHAYGNSSFLGDSQPNFTELFSINAAPMKTVDEAGVRKSQEVPRNSEQKIITTTADLISNLTPHHSRPFPRASWPTRRPASASPPTSPSTSACREGPARAPKRSHRVREPRDREADRQRTEERDGWLCISIGK; encoded by the exons ATGGGGCTGCAGCTGCTGGCCTACGTGTGGTTCTGCTACGCCGTGCTCGTCTCGCTGAAGCGCTACCCCGAGAAACAGCCCTTCTACATCCCATTCTTCTCCGCCTACACCCTCTG GTTCTTTGCGGTGCCAGTGATGGCTCTGATTGCCAACTTTGGGATCCCTCGCTGGGCCCGGGAGAAGATTGTCAACGGCATCCAGCTGGGCATCCACCTCTACGCCCACATCGTCTTCCTG GCCATCACACGGCCCTCAGCGGCCAATAAGAACTTCCCCTACCACGTGCGGACGTCCCAGATCGGCATCCTGCTGCCCAGCCCTAAGGGTGCTGGGGGAGAGACCTTCCCTCACCACGCCTACGGGAACAGCAGCTTCCTGGGCGACTCGCAGCCCAACTTCACCGAGCTCTTCTCCATAAACGCA GCCCCGATGAAGACTGTGGATGAGGCAGGGGTGCGCAAGAGTCAGGAGGTGCCTCGGAACAGCGAGCAGAAGATCATCACCACCACGGCCGACCTCATATCCAACCTGACCCCCCACCACTCCCGCCCTTTCCCCCGCGCATCGTGGCCCACTCGCCGCCCAGCCTCCGCCTCTCCTCCCACTTCACCGAGTACTTCAGCATGCAGGGAGGGCCCGGCCAGGGCTCCAAAGCGTAgtcacagagtgagagagccaAGAGATCgggaggcagacaggcagagaacagaggaaagagatggatggttgtgtatct CAATAGGTAAGTGA